In Geotalea uraniireducens, one genomic interval encodes:
- a CDS encoding DUF4376 domain-containing protein, which translates to MYAQFNLKGLPVAFYSEDIHGSLTLLVVVNGAEIDAYDVPSEIEKEVVNDDGSISIQKVPNPDYAPPVPQCESVANPDCKIPADAIEISQEDYMAYVNEPGMWCRSADGQRVAVVPEITPAEARAAKLADLAAYRFTIETAGIAVNGVTVSTDRESQAMLTGAWVRAQQAPEGLIDWKGITGWVQIDKATVEALAAAVGAHVQGCFSAERRHAEAIAALPDDLQMIEAYDYSSGWPIS; encoded by the coding sequence ATGTACGCCCAATTCAACCTGAAAGGCCTGCCGGTCGCATTCTATAGCGAGGATATCCATGGTTCGCTAACCCTGTTGGTAGTGGTCAATGGTGCCGAGATCGACGCGTATGATGTTCCTTCCGAGATCGAGAAGGAAGTCGTCAACGACGATGGCAGTATAAGCATTCAGAAGGTGCCGAATCCTGACTATGCACCACCGGTGCCGCAGTGTGAATCCGTGGCAAACCCCGACTGTAAAATCCCGGCTGACGCTATCGAGATCAGCCAGGAGGATTACATGGCCTATGTGAACGAACCCGGCATGTGGTGTCGGTCCGCCGATGGTCAGCGTGTCGCCGTTGTGCCGGAGATTACCCCGGCCGAAGCCCGGGCGGCGAAGTTGGCTGATCTGGCGGCGTATCGCTTTACCATCGAAACGGCGGGCATTGCTGTTAATGGAGTGACCGTCAGTACCGATCGGGAAAGTCAGGCCATGTTGACAGGAGCCTGGGTACGCGCGCAGCAAGCTCCGGAAGGGCTCATTGATTGGAAGGGGATTACTGGTTGGGTCCAGATCGATAAGGCCACTGTCGAGGCCCTGGCTGCTGCGGTGGGGGCTCACGTTCAGGGCTGTTTCAGCGCCGAGCGGAGGCATGCCGAGGCCATTGCCGCGCTACCAGATGACCTGCAGATGATCGAGGCATATGATTATTCGTCAGGATGGCCGATCAGCTAG
- a CDS encoding sensor histidine kinase, which produces MYQEKLRGLAAELSLAEERERRRLAAELHDQIGQSLTFAKIKADSLKNLVREEGAAALGDVTTLIDRAIQDTRSLIYQISSPILYELGLEASLEWLAEHFETEHGLRIAFYDDGAGKPLSDEVKVTLFQVVRELLINVAKHARADRVSLAVRRRRNQIVISVADDGDGFELSQVVGDVRGRRGFGLFNIRQRLELLGGELDIASLPGRGTTATVVAPLDSDPGR; this is translated from the coding sequence ATGTACCAGGAAAAGCTCCGCGGGCTGGCGGCCGAGCTTTCGCTGGCCGAGGAGCGTGAGCGGCGGCGGCTGGCTGCCGAACTGCACGACCAGATCGGCCAATCGCTGACCTTTGCCAAGATCAAGGCCGACTCGCTGAAAAACCTCGTCCGGGAAGAAGGTGCCGCAGCGCTTGGCGACGTGACGACACTGATCGACAGAGCGATTCAGGATACCCGCTCGCTGATTTATCAGATCAGTTCGCCGATTCTCTACGAACTGGGGCTCGAAGCTTCCCTTGAATGGCTGGCCGAGCATTTCGAGACCGAGCATGGTTTGCGGATCGCCTTTTATGACGACGGGGCGGGCAAGCCGCTGAGCGACGAAGTGAAGGTGACGCTGTTCCAGGTGGTTCGGGAGCTGCTGATCAACGTGGCCAAACATGCCCGGGCCGACCGGGTGAGCCTGGCGGTCCGACGGCGGCGCAACCAGATCGTGATCAGCGTCGCCGACGACGGGGACGGATTCGAGCTGTCGCAGGTGGTCGGCGACGTGCGCGGCCGGCGCGGTTTCGGCCTCTTCAATATCCGCCAGCGGCTTGAGTTGTTGGGGGGCGAGCTGGACATCGCCTCGCTCCCCGGCCGGGGAACGACCGCGACCGTGGTGGCGCCGCTCGACAGCGATCCGGGCCGGTAA
- a CDS encoding chemotaxis protein CheW: MAVAAITETRQYLTFKLTEEVFAVDVAEVREILEYSTITKVPRTPLFMRGVINLRGSVVPVVDLRLKFGMPATEPTINTCIIVVEIDLAEDQLVLGMLADSVQEVFELAPESIEPAPRLGTKLDTAFIAGMGKYLEQFIMILDTDRIFSAAELAEVQPEVAVANG, translated from the coding sequence ATGGCAGTGGCGGCGATTACAGAAACCCGGCAATACCTGACCTTCAAGCTGACCGAGGAGGTGTTTGCCGTTGATGTGGCGGAAGTGCGCGAGATCCTGGAATATTCGACCATCACCAAGGTCCCCCGGACCCCGCTGTTCATGCGCGGGGTGATCAATCTGCGAGGGAGTGTGGTGCCGGTGGTCGACCTGCGGTTGAAATTCGGCATGCCGGCAACGGAACCGACCATTAATACCTGCATTATCGTGGTCGAGATCGATCTGGCCGAGGATCAGCTGGTGCTGGGGATGCTGGCCGATTCGGTGCAGGAAGTCTTCGAACTGGCGCCGGAAAGCATCGAACCGGCACCGCGGCTCGGCACGAAACTGGATACGGCGTTTATCGCCGGGATGGGCAAATATCTGGAGCAGTTCATCATGATTCTCGATACCGACCGGATCTTCAGCGCCGCGGAACTGGCGGAAGTTCAACCGGAGGTGGCGGTGGCGAACGGCTGA
- a CDS encoding CheR family methyltransferase — MAFSFFMRDQQILERAADHLIPAVAGRSRIRIWDAGCALGQETWTVAMILAERMHPFGFKNLRIDATDYDQANRFGEVVSRAIYAHDDLKRLPPELLEKYFEAAEVSGSRRVKALLRERITFQYHDLLSLRPIGSNYCLIVCKNVLLHFSPQQRVEVLRMFHGALAPGGYFVCENTQKMPGELAPLFEQVTADAPVYQKRV, encoded by the coding sequence ATGGCATTTTCCTTTTTCATGCGTGATCAGCAGATTCTGGAGCGGGCGGCGGATCATCTGATCCCCGCCGTCGCCGGCCGGAGCCGGATCAGAATCTGGGATGCCGGCTGTGCGCTCGGCCAGGAAACCTGGACGGTCGCCATGATTCTCGCCGAGCGGATGCACCCCTTTGGCTTCAAGAATCTGCGGATCGATGCCACCGACTACGACCAGGCCAACCGCTTCGGCGAGGTGGTCAGCCGGGCGATTTACGCCCACGACGATTTGAAGCGTTTGCCGCCGGAGCTTCTGGAGAAGTACTTCGAAGCCGCCGAAGTCTCAGGGAGTCGACGGGTCAAGGCGCTGCTCCGCGAGCGGATCACCTTCCAGTACCACGATCTGTTGTCACTCCGGCCGATCGGCAGCAATTACTGCCTGATCGTCTGCAAGAACGTGCTGCTCCATTTTTCCCCCCAGCAGCGGGTCGAAGTCCTCAGGATGTTTCATGGCGCCCTGGCGCCGGGAGGTTACTTCGTCTGCGAAAATACCCAGAAAATGCCGGGCGAGCTGGCCCCGCTCTTCGAGCAGGTGACGGCTGATGCCCCGGTCTACCAAAAACGTGTCTAG
- a CDS encoding response regulator: MKIKVLIVDDHKIMREGLKSLLDKETDLEMVGEADNGRTAIQYARDLAPQVVLMDLSMPEMNGIDATRRIVTECPSTKVLALSMHSDRRFVEGALAAGAHGFLLKDCAFDELVVAIREVAGGRFYLSPRIAGLVVKDFLGRGERPGQMAAVHLTPREREVLQLIAEGKNTKEIAFALNVSVKTVETQRMQVMRKLQTNSIAELTKYAIREGLTTMD; this comes from the coding sequence ATGAAGATCAAGGTACTGATCGTCGATGATCATAAAATCATGCGCGAGGGGCTGAAGTCGCTGCTCGACAAGGAGACCGACCTGGAGATGGTCGGCGAGGCGGATAACGGCCGCACCGCCATCCAGTACGCCCGGGATCTCGCCCCCCAGGTCGTGCTGATGGATCTGTCGATGCCGGAGATGAATGGCATCGACGCGACGCGCCGGATCGTCACGGAGTGCCCCTCTACCAAAGTCCTCGCCCTGTCGATGCATTCGGACCGCCGTTTCGTCGAGGGGGCGCTGGCCGCCGGCGCCCACGGCTTTCTCCTGAAAGACTGTGCCTTCGACGAGCTGGTGGTGGCGATCCGCGAAGTGGCCGGTGGCCGCTTTTATCTCAGCCCGCGCATTGCCGGGCTGGTCGTCAAGGACTTCCTCGGCCGGGGGGAACGGCCTGGACAGATGGCCGCCGTTCATCTGACTCCCCGGGAACGGGAAGTGCTGCAGCTGATTGCCGAGGGGAAAAATACCAAGGAAATCGCTTTCGCCCTCAACGTCAGTGTCAAGACCGTCGAAACCCAGCGGATGCAGGTGATGCGCAAATTGCAGACGAACAGTATCGCCGAGCTGACCAAGTATGCCATCCGCGAAGGGCTGACGACCATGGATTGA
- a CDS encoding DNA adenine methylase, with protein sequence MKYQPIIPWIGGKRRLSRHILPAFPAHTCYVEPFAGGAALFFLKEPSKVEVLNDVNLDLVTLYRVIQHHLEEFIRQFKWSLTSRKMYGWLKITDPDTLTDIQKAARFYYLQRLSFGGKVSSRTFGTATTSPPRLNLLRIEEELSQAHLRLARVYVEHLPWEQCIEKYDRQQTFFYLDPPYWQTEGYGVPFEIEQYQRIASLMGTMKGRAILSINDHPDIRKVFSDYQVQKVKIDYTVGGAGKGKGRQELIIKNY encoded by the coding sequence GTGAAGTACCAACCTATTATCCCGTGGATAGGCGGGAAGAGAAGACTATCAAGGCACATCCTGCCTGCATTCCCGGCCCATACCTGCTACGTTGAACCGTTTGCCGGCGGTGCGGCTCTGTTTTTTCTGAAGGAACCATCTAAGGTCGAGGTCCTCAATGACGTGAACCTCGACCTTGTTACTCTTTACCGGGTCATCCAGCATCATCTCGAAGAGTTTATAAGGCAGTTCAAGTGGTCTTTAACCAGCCGCAAAATGTATGGGTGGTTGAAGATTACCGACCCCGACACCTTGACCGATATCCAGAAGGCAGCCCGCTTCTATTACCTCCAACGGCTGTCCTTTGGTGGCAAGGTGAGCTCAAGAACCTTCGGCACGGCAACCACTTCGCCGCCGAGGCTTAACCTTCTGCGGATCGAGGAGGAGTTGAGCCAAGCCCACCTGCGGCTGGCCCGGGTCTATGTCGAGCACCTCCCCTGGGAGCAATGCATTGAGAAGTACGATCGGCAACAGACTTTCTTCTACCTTGATCCGCCCTACTGGCAGACTGAAGGCTACGGGGTGCCGTTCGAGATCGAACAATACCAGCGCATTGCATCCCTTATGGGGACCATGAAAGGCCGGGCCATTCTGAGCATTAACGACCATCCGGACATTCGGAAAGTCTTTAGTGACTATCAAGTTCAAAAGGTGAAGATTGACTACACTGTGGGGGGAGCTGGGAAGGGCAAAGGGAGGCAGGAACTGATCATCAAGAACTATTAA
- a CDS encoding phage tail protein gives MPATYYCILTTYGLNKLAAAEATQTPLPLTTFVVGDSNGVYYEPSQSQTALVHQVWSGAVNNVYVHPNNANWVVVEALIPASQGGFDIREAGIQDNAGGVVAVAKYPLTSKPAPGSGSEKDLYVRIIMQVTNAASVSQTIDPSVITATLETIYQRDWKDSVKAATTANITLSGTQTIDDVALVANDRVLVKGQAIASQNGLYRVQSGTWLRASDADNATKVTTGLTVSVEQGTVNGSSIWKLTTTGAITLGTTALTFAKIPAGNADTVGGFTPSQTPGPSQVPVIGADGSLTLPGVVNAVGLAQKVFKTGSSGITANQYVPVATITIPAQYQSYSATLETQVADHSQASVGNCRLVINVKQQATFGSNPLVSMIRYYDSTDADYVDFGYVINQNSPNTIVTVYAVIKTTYASLVGYKALESGGGTCVWTSSGVMSAAQPVGWVASSKFGHIGVTSTTIYTPAAGSAICPNTAAGADSGYLSIAGAGAASVSRGAALTLYGLQSAGAGRVDYYASVAATHRFYLGTYEYARISSNGNFLVGTTSDSLFGLDVYKSVATTCGIKVTNPDTGTTSSCRLQLSNGVQSASMILSGSSYTGAASTFNIYTSDPINGDIVISAGAAERARFKAGGNVLVGTTVDKGGKVTIGVSSGTPTLTTSTGGFEVSDNSGYGTLTWWGTQAGVGVWNGTHATVGATKISRDSTRPFVISMAPANNGAGLTFTDVMVVTPGGNIGLGTNADTIYTAAGKTLNIVAPAGAARLTLQGAAASDYSAIDFGGGAQRNATIQGDSAGTLTFLTNASPNTASVATRMWITAGGLVGIGAAPSAEKLEVAGNIKATGFVSSATAAQFDNTTKLATTEFVQRNGLAFPTAGGSSINADTTLAVSSAGSWAYVGASVTVTLPALSAVPRGATFTLVGGAGFTLKGSGTDNIQAQAILQNSISVLKGETVTVSANGPASSWYVVAGGVGGYSFGVSKSANGYQKLPSGLILQWGVSASVSANANIDVIFPISFPSTCLQASSSMVNASTTDDDVFSRTISTSPSGATLRCEQVSGAALTGTRYIQYFAIGY, from the coding sequence ATGCCTGCCACCTATTACTGCATCCTGACTACCTACGGCCTCAACAAGCTGGCGGCCGCCGAAGCAACCCAGACGCCACTGCCGCTGACAACGTTCGTCGTGGGCGACTCCAACGGCGTCTACTATGAGCCGAGTCAGAGCCAGACCGCGCTGGTCCACCAGGTCTGGAGCGGCGCAGTCAACAATGTCTACGTGCATCCGAATAACGCCAACTGGGTCGTGGTGGAGGCGCTGATTCCGGCCAGTCAGGGCGGTTTCGACATCCGCGAGGCCGGTATCCAGGACAACGCCGGCGGCGTGGTTGCCGTGGCCAAGTACCCGCTGACCAGCAAGCCGGCCCCGGGCTCCGGCTCCGAGAAGGACCTCTACGTCCGGATCATCATGCAGGTCACCAATGCTGCCAGCGTTTCGCAGACCATTGATCCCTCGGTGATCACCGCTACCCTCGAAACCATCTATCAACGCGACTGGAAAGATAGTGTCAAGGCCGCCACAACCGCCAACATTACCCTATCCGGCACTCAAACGATCGATGATGTAGCGCTAGTCGCCAACGACCGCGTGCTGGTCAAAGGCCAGGCCATAGCCAGCCAGAACGGCCTCTACCGGGTGCAGAGCGGCACCTGGTTGCGGGCCTCTGACGCCGACAATGCCACGAAGGTCACCACTGGCCTGACCGTATCGGTCGAGCAAGGAACCGTTAACGGTAGCTCGATCTGGAAGCTCACCACCACCGGCGCCATCACCCTCGGTACCACCGCGCTCACCTTCGCCAAGATCCCAGCCGGCAATGCCGACACCGTGGGCGGGTTTACGCCGAGCCAGACGCCGGGACCGAGTCAGGTGCCGGTTATTGGAGCCGACGGCAGCCTTACGTTGCCGGGCGTTGTCAACGCCGTCGGCTTGGCGCAAAAGGTTTTTAAGACGGGTAGCTCGGGGATTACCGCGAATCAATACGTACCGGTTGCCACAATCACAATCCCCGCCCAGTATCAAAGCTATTCAGCAACTCTGGAGACGCAGGTTGCAGATCACTCGCAGGCGTCAGTCGGAAATTGCCGGTTGGTCATTAACGTCAAGCAGCAAGCGACGTTCGGGTCTAATCCGCTAGTTTCGATGATTAGATACTACGACTCGACTGATGCCGATTATGTTGATTTCGGCTATGTCATCAACCAAAACTCGCCCAACACGATTGTGACAGTCTACGCCGTTATAAAGACCACGTATGCCTCTCTGGTCGGGTACAAAGCACTGGAAAGTGGTGGTGGAACCTGTGTCTGGACCTCGTCCGGGGTCATGTCCGCCGCTCAACCTGTAGGATGGGTAGCTAGCTCAAAGTTCGGCCATATAGGAGTAACGTCGACAACAATTTACACCCCGGCAGCAGGCTCAGCGATTTGCCCCAATACGGCGGCGGGCGCAGATTCGGGATATCTTTCGATCGCCGGCGCTGGGGCAGCATCAGTATCTCGCGGTGCAGCCCTCACACTGTATGGGCTGCAATCTGCCGGCGCGGGGCGGGTCGACTATTACGCCTCGGTTGCAGCTACACATCGGTTCTACCTCGGCACGTACGAATATGCTCGAATCAGCAGTAATGGTAATTTTCTGGTTGGCACGACGAGTGATTCCTTGTTCGGTCTGGATGTCTACAAAAGCGTCGCTACAACCTGCGGCATTAAGGTCACCAATCCCGATACCGGTACAACGTCATCGTGTCGGCTGCAATTGTCCAATGGGGTGCAGTCGGCGAGCATGATACTGAGTGGTTCCAGCTATACTGGTGCAGCCAGTACCTTCAACATCTATACCAGCGACCCCATAAATGGCGACATCGTCATCAGCGCCGGTGCGGCCGAACGAGCACGCTTCAAAGCCGGCGGCAATGTTCTCGTTGGCACCACAGTAGACAAGGGAGGGAAAGTAACGATCGGCGTCAGTTCCGGAACCCCCACCCTTACGACATCGACCGGCGGATTTGAAGTTTCCGACAACTCCGGCTATGGAACATTGACGTGGTGGGGGACTCAGGCGGGTGTCGGGGTATGGAATGGTACTCATGCGACAGTCGGAGCCACCAAAATCAGCCGGGATAGTACCAGGCCGTTCGTCATATCAATGGCACCAGCAAATAATGGTGCCGGGCTGACATTTACCGATGTCATGGTTGTAACGCCAGGTGGGAATATCGGTTTAGGCACCAATGCTGATACCATTTACACCGCCGCAGGAAAAACGTTGAATATTGTTGCGCCAGCGGGGGCGGCACGCCTCACCCTCCAGGGAGCGGCCGCATCTGATTACTCGGCGATTGATTTTGGTGGAGGCGCACAGCGCAATGCGACAATCCAGGGGGATAGCGCTGGTACGCTGACGTTCCTCACTAACGCGTCGCCTAATACGGCCAGCGTTGCAACAAGAATGTGGATCACTGCCGGGGGGCTAGTCGGTATTGGTGCAGCGCCATCCGCTGAGAAACTGGAAGTCGCCGGAAATATCAAAGCCACCGGCTTTGTTTCCTCCGCAACTGCCGCCCAATTCGATAACACCACGAAACTGGCTACCACCGAATTTGTGCAACGAAACGGTCTCGCGTTTCCAACTGCCGGCGGCAGTTCGATCAACGCCGATACCACATTGGCTGTAAGCAGTGCAGGCTCGTGGGCGTATGTCGGGGCCAGTGTTACCGTGACGCTGCCGGCATTGTCCGCCGTCCCACGCGGCGCGACGTTCACGCTGGTTGGCGGTGCCGGTTTCACGCTGAAAGGATCGGGCACTGACAACATCCAGGCCCAGGCCATCCTGCAGAACAGCATCTCTGTTTTGAAGGGCGAAACCGTTACGGTCTCCGCCAATGGCCCGGCCAGCAGTTGGTACGTGGTGGCTGGCGGGGTTGGAGGGTATTCGTTCGGGGTATCGAAAAGTGCCAACGGATACCAGAAGCTCCCGTCCGGCCTGATCCTCCAGTGGGGCGTCTCCGCCTCGGTCAGCGCGAATGCCAACATAGACGTCATATTCCCCATATCATTTCCGTCAACATGTCTGCAGGCCTCATCGTCGATGGTGAATGCCAGCACTACCGATGATGACGTTTTCTCCCGGACGATCTCTACCTCACCCAGCGGTGCTACGCTGCGCTGTGAGCAGGTTTCCGGGGCTGCATTGACCGGGACTCGATACATTCAGTATTTCGCCATCGGCTACTAA
- a CDS encoding methyl-accepting chemotaxis protein, protein MVKNMKIGMRLGVGFAVVVVLMTVMGLFAITRLSALDREIEDMVKDKWPKTVMANEIIENLNIVARALRNGVLLNEPQEVAKELARVDEAKGNIAKRLDELDKRITTPEGKVALKEVVDARAAYLPLESRIEGYLRADNDAAAKSLMFGDFRKVQNAYLGAVNKLIEYQGELVEKAGNGAFATYQQSRNLIVGTLLAAIALAVVLALFVTRSITRPVAVCIESARKIAAGDLQVNLDDTGKDETGQLQGAMKVMVERIRALIADADLLAGAAVAGRLATRADATKHEGDYRKIVEGVNNTLDAVIGPLNVSAEYVDRIAKGDIPPRITDDYNGDFNEIKNNFNLCIDTLNGLISDMNEMSKMHDLGDIDVMMPAERYQGAYRTMATGVNTMVGGHISVKKKAMACVAEFGKGNFDATLERFPGKKAFINETIEEVRSNIKRFEEQLTVLIRAAADGELDKRADAGLFVGGWRQLALGVNDTITNIVNPLMVTADYVDKVAKGVIPPTITAEYRGQYNIIKQNLNAMVQMMNDLLAQTDIIIRAAADGELDKRADATLFVGGWNKLVTGVNDTITNIVNPLMVTAEHLDLIAKGDMPPAITAEYKGQYNIIKNNLNLLIEAINGITRAAQTVAAGDLTVELKSRSARDELIQALSAMVKKLSEVVADVMSAADNVTAGSREMSTSSEQMSQGATEQAAAAEEASSSMEQMSSNIRQNADNASQTEKIALKSAADAREGGKAVAETVAAMKDIAGRISIIEEIARQTNLLALNAAIEAARAGEHGKGFAVVAAEVRKLAERSQKAAGEISQLSASSVEVAEKAGDMLARILPDIQKTAELVQEISSASREQDTGAEQINRAIQQLDSVIQQNAGAAEEMASTAEELSAQAEQLQNTIAFFTVDETALARRRAVPVNATKKAQFVTAHSNGYHQDESKPAAAAKAVANGGVHLDMGGDSLDQAFDVY, encoded by the coding sequence ATGGTTAAGAACATGAAAATCGGCATGCGGCTCGGGGTAGGATTTGCGGTGGTGGTCGTGCTGATGACGGTAATGGGATTGTTTGCCATTACCCGGCTCAGTGCCCTCGATCGGGAAATTGAGGATATGGTCAAGGATAAATGGCCGAAAACGGTGATGGCCAACGAAATCATCGAGAACCTCAATATTGTCGCCCGGGCGTTACGCAACGGGGTGCTGCTCAATGAGCCGCAGGAAGTTGCCAAGGAGTTGGCCCGGGTCGACGAGGCGAAAGGCAATATCGCCAAACGGCTTGACGAGCTGGATAAACGGATTACCACCCCGGAGGGGAAGGTGGCGCTGAAAGAGGTGGTCGATGCCCGGGCCGCTTACCTGCCGCTCGAAAGCCGCATCGAGGGATATCTCCGCGCCGATAACGATGCGGCGGCGAAGTCGCTGATGTTCGGCGATTTCCGCAAAGTGCAGAATGCCTACCTGGGCGCGGTGAACAAACTGATCGAATACCAGGGGGAGTTGGTGGAGAAAGCGGGCAACGGTGCCTTTGCCACCTATCAGCAGTCGCGTAATCTGATCGTCGGAACCTTGCTGGCCGCCATTGCCCTGGCGGTGGTGCTGGCGCTGTTCGTCACCCGGAGCATCACCCGTCCGGTGGCAGTCTGCATCGAGTCGGCGCGCAAGATTGCCGCCGGTGATCTGCAGGTGAACCTTGACGATACCGGCAAGGACGAGACGGGGCAGCTGCAGGGGGCGATGAAAGTGATGGTCGAGCGGATCAGGGCGTTGATCGCCGATGCCGACCTGCTGGCCGGCGCAGCGGTGGCGGGACGGCTGGCGACCCGCGCCGATGCCACCAAGCACGAGGGGGATTACCGGAAGATCGTCGAAGGGGTCAACAATACACTCGACGCGGTGATCGGGCCGCTGAATGTTTCGGCTGAGTATGTGGACCGGATCGCCAAGGGAGATATCCCCCCCCGGATTACCGACGACTATAACGGCGACTTCAACGAGATCAAGAACAATTTCAACCTCTGTATCGATACCCTGAACGGCCTGATCAGCGACATGAACGAGATGTCGAAGATGCACGATCTGGGCGACATCGACGTGATGATGCCCGCCGAACGGTACCAGGGAGCCTACCGGACCATGGCCACCGGGGTCAATACCATGGTCGGCGGCCACATCAGCGTCAAGAAGAAGGCGATGGCCTGCGTCGCCGAGTTCGGCAAGGGAAATTTCGATGCGACGCTGGAACGTTTCCCGGGGAAAAAGGCGTTCATCAACGAGACGATCGAAGAGGTGCGCAGCAATATCAAGCGCTTCGAGGAACAGCTCACGGTCCTGATCAGAGCGGCGGCCGACGGCGAACTGGACAAACGGGCCGACGCCGGCCTGTTTGTCGGCGGCTGGCGACAGCTGGCCCTGGGAGTGAACGACACGATCACCAACATCGTCAATCCGCTGATGGTGACGGCCGATTACGTGGACAAGGTGGCGAAAGGGGTGATCCCGCCGACGATCACCGCCGAGTACCGGGGGCAGTACAACATCATCAAGCAGAACCTGAATGCGATGGTGCAGATGATGAACGACCTCTTGGCGCAAACCGACATCATCATTCGCGCCGCTGCCGACGGCGAGCTGGACAAGCGGGCCGACGCGACCCTGTTCGTCGGCGGTTGGAACAAGCTGGTGACGGGGGTGAACGACACGATCACCAACATCGTCAACCCGCTGATGGTCACGGCGGAGCACCTGGATCTGATCGCCAAGGGGGATATGCCGCCGGCGATCACTGCCGAGTACAAGGGGCAGTACAACATCATCAAGAACAATCTCAACCTGCTGATCGAGGCGATCAACGGCATCACCCGGGCCGCGCAGACGGTGGCGGCCGGCGACCTGACCGTGGAACTGAAGTCCCGCTCCGCCAGGGACGAACTTATCCAGGCCCTGTCCGCGATGGTGAAGAAGCTCTCCGAAGTGGTCGCCGACGTGATGAGCGCCGCCGACAACGTCACTGCCGGCAGCCGGGAGATGAGCACCAGTTCGGAGCAGATGTCCCAGGGGGCGACGGAGCAGGCAGCGGCCGCCGAAGAGGCGTCGTCGTCGATGGAGCAGATGTCGTCCAATATCCGCCAGAACGCCGACAACGCCTCCCAGACCGAGAAAATCGCCCTGAAGAGTGCCGCCGACGCCCGGGAAGGGGGGAAGGCGGTGGCCGAGACGGTAGCGGCGATGAAGGATATCGCCGGCCGGATTTCGATCATCGAGGAGATTGCCCGGCAGACCAACCTGCTGGCGCTCAACGCGGCGATCGAAGCGGCCCGGGCCGGCGAGCACGGTAAAGGGTTCGCCGTGGTCGCCGCCGAGGTGCGCAAGCTGGCCGAACGGAGTCAGAAGGCGGCCGGCGAGATCAGTCAGCTCTCCGCCTCCAGCGTCGAGGTGGCCGAGAAGGCCGGCGACATGCTGGCGCGGATTCTCCCCGACATCCAGAAGACCGCCGAACTGGTGCAGGAGATCAGCTCGGCCAGCCGCGAGCAGGATACCGGTGCCGAACAGATCAACCGGGCGATCCAGCAGCTCGACTCGGTAATCCAGCAGAATGCCGGTGCTGCCGAAGAGATGGCCTCGACCGCCGAAGAGCTCTCTGCCCAGGCCGAACAGTTGCAGAATACCATCGCCTTTTTCACGGTCGATGAAACGGCCCTGGCCCGCCGGCGTGCCGTGCCGGTCAACGCGACGAAGAAGGCGCAGTTCGTTACCGCCCATTCGAACGGTTATCACCAGGACGAGTCGAAACCGGCGGCTGCCGCCAAGGCGGTGGCCAATGGCGGTGTCCACCTGGATATGGGCGGTGACAGCCTGGACCAGGCCTTCGACGTGTACTGA